A window of the Euzebya pacifica genome harbors these coding sequences:
- a CDS encoding FAD binding domain-containing protein produces MTIARPTDLPSALDALTTMPGARPLAGGTDLQVEVNLGHRQPDAIVALRRIGELQGIGTTADVLDLGALTTYAQVEADLGDAAPGLAMAARTVGSPQIRNAGTIGGNLGTASPAGDTLPWLLAMDATVRLVGPRGTRDLGVAELVTGPKRTAMAADELITRVLVPRVDGPQHVAKVGPRTAMAIAIASVAVIVDTTSRRVRVGLGSVGPTPIRPTAAEAMIDDAMDWAALHAPHDAITRFGDLCAAAASPISDHRSTADYRRHAVGVIAARTLERCLQR; encoded by the coding sequence TTGACCATCGCTCGTCCGACCGACCTGCCCAGCGCGCTCGACGCGCTGACGACGATGCCGGGCGCACGCCCGCTGGCCGGGGGCACCGACCTGCAGGTGGAGGTCAACCTCGGGCACCGGCAACCCGACGCCATCGTCGCGCTGCGTCGGATCGGCGAGCTCCAGGGCATCGGGACGACCGCCGACGTCCTGGACCTCGGGGCGCTGACGACCTATGCCCAGGTCGAGGCGGACCTCGGTGATGCCGCACCGGGCCTGGCGATGGCGGCCCGGACGGTGGGGTCGCCCCAGATCCGCAACGCGGGGACCATCGGCGGCAACCTCGGCACCGCCAGCCCCGCCGGTGACACGCTGCCCTGGCTGCTGGCGATGGACGCCACGGTCCGCCTCGTCGGCCCGCGGGGCACCCGTGACCTGGGCGTCGCCGAGCTCGTCACCGGCCCCAAGCGAACCGCCATGGCGGCCGACGAGCTGATCACCCGTGTGCTCGTGCCACGGGTCGACGGACCCCAGCACGTCGCCAAGGTCGGGCCCCGCACCGCCATGGCCATCGCGATCGCCAGCGTGGCCGTGATCGTCGACACCACCTCGCGCCGTGTGCGGGTGGGCCTCGGGTCGGTGGGACCCACGCCGATCCGCCCCACCGCCGCCGAGGCGATGATCGACGACGCCATGGACTGGGCGGCGCTGCACGCCCCCCACGACGCGATCACCCGGTTCGGTGACCTGTGCGCCGCTGCCGCGTCCCCCATCAGCGACCACCGCAGCACGGCGGACTACCGACGCCACGCCGTCGGCGTCATCGCCGCCCGGACCCTGGAGAGGTGCCTGCAACGATGA
- a CDS encoding (2Fe-2S)-binding protein: MTDPSVDPYPLSVNGADHAVRTSWLGESLLYVLRERLGFPGSKNACDQGECGSCTVLMDGLPVCACCVMAADAVDAEITTVEGLAAGGAPTDVQQAFLDAGAVQCGFCTPGLIVATTDLLDRVPDADVPTIREALSGNLCRCTGYGRIIEAVEMVRDRRRVDTGVPDAGTEDS; the protein is encoded by the coding sequence ATGACCGACCCGTCCGTCGACCCCTACCCCCTGTCGGTCAACGGCGCGGACCACGCCGTGCGCACGTCCTGGCTGGGCGAGAGCCTCCTGTACGTGCTGCGCGAGCGGCTCGGCTTCCCCGGCAGCAAGAACGCCTGCGACCAGGGCGAGTGCGGGTCATGCACCGTGCTGATGGACGGCCTGCCCGTGTGCGCCTGCTGCGTCATGGCCGCCGATGCCGTCGATGCCGAGATCACGACGGTCGAGGGCCTGGCCGCCGGCGGGGCACCCACCGACGTCCAGCAGGCCTTCCTCGACGCCGGCGCGGTCCAGTGCGGCTTCTGCACCCCCGGGCTGATCGTGGCCACCACCGACCTGCTGGATCGGGTCCCCGATGCGGACGTTCCCACCATCCGCGAGGCGCTCAGCGGCAACCTCTGCCGCTGCACCGGCTACGGCCGGATCATCGAAGCGGTCGAGATGGTCCGCGACCGTCGCCGAGTCGATACCGGCGTGCCGGATGCCGGGACGGAGGATTCCTAG
- the pucD gene encoding xanthine dehydrogenase subunit D, which translates to MIVTGLSDTATPTTPLTGALGDSADRPDGMPKVTGDFAFSSDLHAEGMLWGRTLRSPHAAARIRSIDTSRATAMAGVHAVLLAEDVPGSPTYGMEHRDQPVFASDVVRYHGEPVAAVAADHPELAVRALAAIEVDYEPLIPLADADAAITAPPIHPDGNVFRHIPLRHGDPDGVDTSDLVTVEGTYEVGMQDQAFLGPESGMAIPDGDGGVDLWISTQWLHVDRDQVADCLGLPRGKVRLALAGVGGAFGGREDVSLQIHACLLALATGRPVKMLYSREESFYGHVHRHPARLWYRHHATRDGDLVKVEARVLLDGGAYASSSTAVIANATCFAAGPYRIPHAAIDGWAVRTNNPPCGAMRGFGAVQTCFAHEAQMDRLAEALDMDPVALRLRNALATGDTLLTGQVITGTAPVKEVIEAAMAHPLPPVHSGDDPPQLLPGGTGMTSTADHVRRGVGMAVGFKNLMFSEGFDDHSTAAVTLELDANGHPVATAQCAAAEVGQGFHTLALQILRSELGVQQVMLGPTDTSIGSAGSTSASRQTWMSGGAVQLACHAVRDELFARASARWDIPTAGARRRMLALRDGEVVEVDGARRIPLADLLADGPIRMIREHHHPPTEPLDANGQGNAHVSFAFAAHRAVVDVDPDLGLLRVVQVTTGQDVGRVLNPRAVVGQIEGGIAQGVGLAIMEEVLVHDGLVRNPSFTDYLIPTMLDMPEVLATVIEQPEPGAPFGAKGVGEPPTISSTPAVVAAIRDATGAALIRVPVRPQDIALPSMASGSASAPADGAEAR; encoded by the coding sequence ATGATCGTCACCGGCCTGTCCGACACCGCGACACCGACGACGCCGTTGACGGGGGCGCTGGGCGACAGCGCCGACCGGCCCGACGGCATGCCGAAGGTCACCGGCGACTTCGCCTTCTCCAGCGACCTGCACGCCGAGGGCATGCTGTGGGGCCGCACCCTCCGCAGCCCCCACGCAGCGGCGCGGATCCGCAGCATCGACACGTCCCGCGCCACCGCGATGGCCGGGGTGCACGCGGTCCTCCTTGCCGAGGACGTGCCCGGCAGCCCCACCTACGGCATGGAGCACCGCGACCAGCCGGTGTTCGCCAGCGACGTCGTCCGCTATCACGGCGAGCCCGTCGCCGCGGTGGCCGCGGACCATCCGGAGCTGGCCGTTCGGGCCCTGGCGGCCATCGAGGTCGACTACGAACCCCTGATCCCCCTGGCCGATGCCGACGCGGCCATCACGGCGCCACCGATCCATCCCGACGGCAACGTGTTCCGCCACATCCCGCTGCGCCACGGCGACCCCGACGGGGTGGACACCAGCGACCTGGTCACCGTCGAGGGCACCTACGAGGTCGGGATGCAGGACCAGGCCTTCCTCGGCCCCGAGTCCGGCATGGCGATCCCCGACGGTGACGGCGGGGTGGACCTGTGGATCTCCACGCAATGGCTGCACGTCGACCGTGACCAGGTCGCGGACTGCCTGGGCCTGCCCCGCGGGAAGGTGCGCCTTGCCCTCGCCGGCGTGGGCGGGGCGTTCGGGGGCCGGGAGGACGTCAGCCTCCAGATCCACGCCTGCCTGCTCGCCCTCGCCACCGGCCGGCCCGTCAAGATGCTCTACAGCCGCGAGGAGAGCTTCTACGGCCACGTGCATCGCCACCCGGCCCGCCTGTGGTACCGCCACCACGCCACCCGTGACGGCGACCTGGTGAAGGTCGAGGCCCGTGTCCTGCTCGACGGCGGCGCGTACGCCTCCTCCTCCACCGCGGTCATCGCCAACGCCACCTGCTTCGCCGCGGGGCCCTATCGCATACCCCACGCCGCCATCGACGGCTGGGCGGTCCGCACCAACAACCCGCCGTGCGGCGCCATGCGGGGGTTCGGCGCCGTCCAGACCTGCTTCGCCCACGAGGCCCAGATGGACCGGCTCGCCGAGGCGCTCGACATGGACCCGGTGGCGCTGCGGCTGCGCAACGCGCTGGCCACCGGCGACACCCTGCTGACCGGCCAGGTCATCACGGGGACCGCGCCGGTCAAGGAGGTCATCGAGGCCGCCATGGCCCACCCGCTGCCGCCCGTGCACAGCGGGGACGACCCTCCCCAGCTGCTCCCCGGCGGGACGGGCATGACCTCCACCGCGGACCACGTCCGGCGAGGAGTCGGCATGGCTGTCGGCTTCAAGAACCTGATGTTCTCCGAAGGGTTCGACGACCACTCCACCGCCGCGGTCACCCTGGAGCTCGATGCCAACGGCCACCCGGTGGCGACGGCGCAGTGCGCGGCGGCCGAGGTCGGACAGGGGTTCCACACCCTCGCCCTGCAGATCCTCCGCAGCGAGCTCGGCGTCCAGCAGGTCATGCTCGGCCCGACCGACACCTCCATCGGCTCGGCGGGCTCGACCAGCGCCAGCCGCCAGACGTGGATGAGCGGCGGGGCCGTCCAGCTGGCCTGCCACGCGGTCCGCGACGAGCTGTTCGCCCGCGCCTCCGCACGCTGGGACATCCCGACGGCCGGTGCCCGTCGGCGGATGCTGGCCCTGCGGGACGGAGAGGTGGTCGAGGTCGACGGGGCCAGGCGGATCCCGCTCGCCGACCTGCTCGCCGACGGGCCCATCCGCATGATCCGCGAGCACCATCACCCGCCCACCGAGCCGCTGGACGCCAACGGACAGGGCAACGCCCACGTCTCCTTCGCCTTCGCCGCCCATCGGGCCGTGGTGGATGTCGATCCGGACCTCGGCCTGCTCCGTGTCGTGCAGGTCACGACCGGCCAGGACGTCGGCCGGGTCCTCAACCCGCGGGCCGTGGTCGGCCAGATCGAGGGCGGCATCGCCCAGGGGGTGGGCCTGGCCATCATGGAGGAGGTCCTGGTCCACGATGGGCTGGTGCGCAATCCGTCCTTCACCGACTACCTGATCCCCACGATGCTCGACATGCCCGAGGTGCTGGCAACCGTGATCGAGCAGCCCGAACCCGGTGCCCCGTTCGGCGCCAAGGGTGTCGGGGAACCGCCGACCATCTCCTCCACGCCGGCGGTGGTGGCGGCCATCCGCGACGCCACCGGTGCGGCGCTGATTCGCGTCCCGGTCCGCCCGCAGGACATCGCGTTGCCGTCGATGGCATCGGGATCCGCCTCGGCACCAGCCGACGGCGCGGAGGCGCGGTGA
- a CDS encoding 8-oxoguanine deaminase: MTDATGRLVVRGARHPGDIAVRDGWIEAIGTVEAQEGDTVLHVDGDIVTAGLVNTHHHLYQWMTRGRATGCNLFDWLTTLYPIWARIDVEDVLAAARVGLAELALSGCTTAADHHYLVPRGDDSVFDALATATTEVGTRLHLARGSMDLGESRGGLPPDDVVEDLDDILASTERVIGRWHDAERIVVTVAPCSPFSVSERLMRESADLARRHGLRLHTHLAETREEEADCLARFGKRPLAVLDGWGWVAPDVWFAHGIHFDDDEIARLAAVGAGVAHCPSSNARLAAGFCRTPELRAAGVPVGLGVDGVASNEQGTLITELRQALWSARQGAQDPSALSAAEALEMGTIGGAACLGRRDIGRLAVGARADLVVWPGDDVADIPDPVEAIVLGPDRRARHVLVGGQPIVTDGTLLGMDLHAARTDLAVRARRLWG; the protein is encoded by the coding sequence GTGACCGACGCCACCGGCAGGCTGGTCGTCAGGGGCGCGCGCCATCCCGGCGACATCGCGGTACGCGACGGCTGGATCGAGGCCATCGGCACCGTCGAGGCCCAGGAGGGCGACACCGTCCTGCACGTCGACGGGGACATCGTCACGGCAGGGTTGGTCAACACCCACCACCACCTGTACCAGTGGATGACCCGCGGCCGGGCGACTGGCTGCAACCTGTTCGACTGGCTGACGACGCTGTATCCGATCTGGGCACGGATCGACGTCGAGGACGTCCTGGCCGCCGCCCGGGTCGGCCTGGCCGAGCTGGCGCTGTCGGGCTGCACCACCGCTGCTGACCACCACTACCTGGTCCCCCGTGGCGACGACAGCGTCTTCGACGCGCTGGCGACGGCCACCACGGAGGTCGGCACCCGGCTGCACCTCGCGCGCGGTTCGATGGACCTCGGCGAGTCCCGCGGCGGCCTGCCGCCCGACGACGTGGTGGAGGACCTCGACGACATCCTCGCCTCCACCGAACGGGTCATCGGACGCTGGCACGACGCCGAACGGATCGTCGTGACCGTGGCGCCGTGCAGCCCGTTCTCGGTCAGCGAACGGCTGATGCGCGAGTCCGCCGACCTGGCTCGCCGCCACGGCCTGCGGCTGCACACCCACCTGGCCGAGACGCGGGAGGAGGAGGCGGACTGCCTCGCCCGGTTCGGCAAGCGTCCCCTCGCGGTGCTGGACGGCTGGGGATGGGTGGCCCCCGACGTCTGGTTCGCCCACGGCATCCACTTCGACGACGACGAGATCGCCCGGTTGGCCGCGGTCGGGGCCGGCGTGGCCCACTGCCCCTCCTCCAACGCCCGCCTGGCGGCCGGCTTCTGTCGCACGCCCGAGCTGCGCGCCGCCGGGGTCCCGGTCGGGCTCGGCGTGGACGGCGTGGCCTCCAACGAGCAGGGCACGCTGATCACGGAGCTGCGGCAGGCCCTCTGGTCGGCCCGGCAGGGGGCGCAGGACCCGTCGGCCCTGTCCGCCGCGGAGGCGCTGGAGATGGGCACGATCGGCGGTGCGGCCTGCTTGGGTCGCCGGGACATCGGCCGCCTGGCGGTCGGTGCCCGCGCGGACCTGGTGGTCTGGCCCGGTGACGACGTGGCCGACATCCCCGATCCGGTCGAGGCGATCGTCCTCGGCCCGGACCGTCGGGCAAGGCACGTGCTCGTCGGTGGCCAACCGATCGTGACCGACGGCACCCTCCTCGGTATGGACCTCCACGCCGCACGGACGGACCTGGCCGTTCGTGCCCGGCGGCTGTGGGGCTGA
- a CDS encoding MFS transporter, which translates to MSSARNGRPPGAAGPSGPDGTPDPGGTSAGLSREVRLALVAVVIARLGINGGIRVVFPFLPAIARGLGTTLAVMGVLVAARSLVGTMAPLAASLGERTGRRAVMLGGLAATAIGSAVIGLAPSVVVAAVGFVLVGLGKPLFDVPMQGWFGARVPYAKRGRVLGITELTWAGGLLATVPLSGWLISRTSWRIQFLPVIVLVVAGLLAVAVLMRNDRPPSRVRTTLALTRPRVAMLAVVGLFSFAAESLFVVYGAWLEADLGFDVGAIGAFTVLVVAAELTGEGGVAALGDRIGLHRAVRVALVVSTVAYLTLLTVGNSVPLAILAVVIWFVGYEVSIVASVPLVTELGGEGRDRLLGLMVGVLAGGRAVGALVAPQLFALGGIGAMAVVSAVSVAIAAVLMATLVPVPRRWVG; encoded by the coding sequence GTGAGCAGCGCCCGCAACGGCCGTCCCCCGGGGGCGGCCGGCCCGAGCGGCCCCGATGGGACCCCCGACCCGGGCGGCACCTCCGCCGGGCTGTCGCGCGAGGTCCGCCTGGCGCTTGTCGCCGTCGTCATCGCACGGCTGGGCATCAACGGCGGCATCCGCGTGGTCTTCCCGTTCCTGCCTGCCATCGCGCGCGGCCTGGGCACGACGCTTGCCGTCATGGGCGTGCTCGTCGCCGCGCGCAGCCTGGTGGGCACGATGGCACCGCTGGCCGCCTCCCTCGGCGAACGGACCGGCCGGCGGGCGGTGATGCTCGGCGGGCTCGCCGCCACCGCGATCGGCAGCGCCGTCATCGGCCTGGCCCCGAGCGTGGTCGTGGCGGCGGTGGGCTTCGTCCTGGTCGGCCTCGGCAAGCCGCTGTTCGACGTGCCGATGCAGGGGTGGTTCGGCGCGCGAGTACCCTACGCGAAGCGTGGGCGGGTCCTCGGGATCACCGAGCTGACCTGGGCCGGTGGGTTGCTGGCCACCGTGCCCCTCTCCGGGTGGCTCATCTCACGCACGAGCTGGCGCATCCAGTTCCTGCCGGTGATCGTGCTGGTCGTGGCGGGCCTGCTGGCCGTGGCCGTGCTGATGCGCAACGACCGGCCACCGTCACGCGTGCGGACCACGCTGGCCCTGACACGTCCACGGGTGGCGATGCTGGCCGTGGTCGGCCTGTTCTCCTTCGCCGCCGAGAGCCTGTTCGTGGTCTACGGCGCCTGGCTGGAGGCGGACCTCGGGTTCGACGTCGGCGCCATCGGGGCGTTCACCGTGCTGGTCGTCGCCGCCGAGCTGACCGGCGAGGGCGGCGTGGCCGCGCTGGGCGACCGCATCGGCCTGCACCGCGCGGTCCGGGTGGCCCTCGTCGTGTCGACGGTGGCCTACCTGACCCTGCTGACGGTCGGCAACAGTGTGCCGCTGGCCATCCTCGCCGTCGTCATCTGGTTCGTCGGCTACGAGGTCTCGATCGTCGCATCGGTCCCGCTGGTCACCGAGCTCGGCGGCGAGGGGCGGGACCGGCTGCTCGGCCTGATGGTCGGGGTGCTCGCCGGCGGACGGGCCGTCGGGGCGTTGGTGGCCCCGCAGCTGTTCGCGCTGGGCGGCATCGGCGCCATGGCCGTCGTGTCAGCAGTCAGCGTGGCCATCGCTGCGGTGCTGATGGCCACGCTGGTTCCGGTCCCCCGCCGATGGGTCGGCTGA
- the serA gene encoding phosphoglycerate dehydrogenase, whose amino-acid sequence MKVLVADALSEAGVDVLAQRFDVDVRTGMSKDELIAAIAPYDAVVIRSATFIDADVLAAADNLKVVARAGIGLDNVDIPAATARGVLVCNAPQSNIISAAEHAVALLLSMARRIPEADASLREGQWLRSKLKGVEVAGKTVGVLGLGRIGTLVAQRLMAFGVHLIAYDPYVTAERAARLGVELVPTVLEVCEQADIITIHLPKTPETTGIISKSELLALGPNGLLVNAARGGLVDEAALHTALTEGWIRGAALDVFDDEPVGDSPLLGLPNLVATPHLGASTDEAQDKAGTQVAEAVALALDGEFVPSAVNVEIGGGIPEALKPYMPLAETLGRLFTALGGGKETTGEVCVEYHGRIAEETVDALNLSALRGLLGDVVHEPVTFVNAPLIAKEREMQLSTLTSTDSQDYVSTVTLRAGDNVVAGTLVGHAHKPRLIKVWGFDVDMEPAEHMAFFRYTDRPGVVGTVGGRFGDAGVNIASMQVGRTDSGGEALVAMAVDSVIPDDVLSDIAQAIDATAIRAVNLT is encoded by the coding sequence ATGAAGGTCCTCGTCGCTGACGCCCTCAGCGAAGCCGGAGTCGACGTGCTGGCACAGCGCTTCGACGTCGACGTGCGCACCGGTATGTCCAAGGACGAGCTGATCGCCGCGATCGCGCCCTACGACGCGGTCGTGATCCGCTCGGCCACGTTCATCGACGCCGACGTCCTGGCGGCAGCCGACAACCTCAAGGTCGTCGCGCGCGCCGGCATCGGGCTGGACAACGTCGACATCCCCGCCGCCACCGCCCGTGGTGTGCTGGTGTGCAACGCCCCCCAGTCCAACATCATCTCCGCTGCCGAGCACGCCGTTGCCCTGCTGCTGTCGATGGCCCGCCGGATCCCCGAGGCCGACGCCAGCCTCCGCGAGGGCCAGTGGCTGCGGTCGAAGCTGAAGGGCGTCGAGGTGGCCGGCAAGACCGTCGGGGTCCTGGGCCTGGGCCGCATCGGCACCCTGGTCGCCCAGCGGCTGATGGCCTTCGGCGTGCACCTGATCGCCTACGACCCCTACGTGACCGCCGAGCGCGCCGCACGCCTGGGTGTCGAGCTGGTCCCGACGGTGCTGGAAGTCTGCGAGCAGGCCGACATCATCACCATCCACCTGCCGAAGACGCCCGAGACCACGGGGATCATCTCCAAGTCCGAGCTGCTGGCGCTGGGCCCCAACGGCCTGCTCGTCAACGCGGCCCGTGGCGGCCTCGTCGACGAGGCCGCCCTGCACACCGCGCTGACCGAGGGCTGGATCCGCGGCGCCGCGCTGGACGTGTTCGACGACGAGCCCGTCGGCGACTCGCCGCTGCTCGGCCTGCCCAACCTGGTGGCCACCCCGCACCTGGGCGCGTCGACCGACGAAGCGCAGGACAAGGCCGGGACGCAGGTCGCCGAGGCCGTCGCCCTGGCGCTGGACGGCGAGTTCGTGCCGTCGGCGGTCAACGTCGAGATCGGCGGCGGCATCCCCGAGGCCCTCAAGCCGTACATGCCGCTGGCGGAGACCCTCGGTCGCCTGTTCACCGCCCTCGGTGGGGGCAAGGAAACGACCGGCGAGGTGTGCGTGGAGTACCACGGCCGCATCGCCGAGGAGACCGTCGACGCCCTCAACCTGTCGGCGCTGCGTGGCCTGCTCGGCGACGTCGTGCACGAGCCCGTCACCTTCGTCAACGCGCCGCTGATCGCCAAGGAACGCGAGATGCAGCTGTCGACGCTGACCAGCACCGACAGCCAGGACTACGTCTCGACGGTCACGCTGCGGGCAGGTGACAACGTCGTCGCCGGCACCCTCGTCGGCCACGCCCACAAGCCGCGGCTGATCAAGGTCTGGGGCTTCGACGTGGACATGGAGCCCGCCGAGCACATGGCGTTCTTCCGCTACACCGACCGTCCCGGGGTCGTCGGCACCGTCGGTGGCCGCTTCGGCGACGCCGGCGTCAACATCGCCTCCATGCAGGTCGGGCGCACCGACTCCGGTGGCGAGGCGCTGGTGGCCATGGCGGTCGACTCCGTCATCCCCGACGACGTCCTCAGCGACATCGCCCAGGCCATCGATGCCACCGCCATCCGCGCGGTGAACCTCACCTAG
- a CDS encoding DUF3152 domain-containing protein produces MPTPSFPSLVGGFVLLLTLAAAACVPSTGGKPAVLLERQPPSAEASAEAPDGEVEPPEVPPPTDTPADAVLTIDYRVEVRSPDPDLADAATTITSVLEDPRGWQQANIDFRQSPDAPYTILVVEGEEAQALCQPYDVGGRFSCQNGPLVVLNAIRWREAVPHWPGDVASYRTMLINHEVGHLLGMHHLRCTEEGAVAPVMEQQSGTLRGCRANPWPTPIELALAATHQFVIAPAPLDVAFPQ; encoded by the coding sequence GTGCCCACCCCATCTTTCCCCTCCCTCGTTGGAGGGTTCGTGCTGCTCCTGACCCTCGCGGCCGCGGCCTGTGTCCCGTCGACGGGAGGGAAGCCAGCGGTCCTGCTCGAGCGCCAACCGCCGAGCGCCGAGGCCTCCGCCGAGGCACCCGACGGGGAGGTCGAGCCCCCCGAGGTGCCGCCCCCGACCGACACCCCGGCAGATGCGGTGCTGACCATCGACTACCGGGTCGAGGTGCGCAGCCCCGACCCGGACCTCGCCGATGCCGCGACCACGATCACCTCGGTGCTGGAGGACCCCCGGGGCTGGCAGCAGGCGAACATCGACTTCCGCCAGTCCCCGGACGCGCCGTACACGATCCTGGTCGTGGAAGGGGAGGAAGCGCAGGCGTTGTGCCAGCCCTACGACGTCGGCGGGCGGTTCTCGTGCCAGAACGGCCCGCTCGTCGTGCTCAACGCCATCCGCTGGCGCGAGGCCGTGCCGCACTGGCCGGGCGACGTGGCCAGCTACCGGACCATGCTGATCAACCACGAGGTCGGCCACCTGCTGGGCATGCACCACCTGCGCTGCACCGAGGAGGGAGCGGTCGCGCCGGTCATGGAGCAGCAGAGCGGCACGCTGCGGGGCTGCCGGGCCAACCCGTGGCCGACCCCGATCGAGCTGGCGCTGGCTGCCACCCACCAGTTCGTGATCGCGCCGGCGCCCCTGGACGTGGCGTTTCCCCAGTGA